GAAGAAATAAAAAAAGGAAATCTTAAAACAGGAGAAAAGCTTCCTTCAGAACAAGAAATGGCAAAAATGTTTAATGTAAGCAGATCCACAATAAGAGAAGCCTTAACAATTTTAAGAGTAGAAGGAATTGTAGAAACTAAAAAAGGTGTAGGAACAATTATACTAGGAATTGATAATGAAAGTAACAGAATAAATGAGAACTTCTTTAATTATCTAGTAAAGAAATATGATTTAAAGAATAATAGAAAAAATCTATTTCAAAAAGCTTTGGAACTAGTAAAATTAAGAAAAATGTTAGAACCATATATATATG
This genomic window from Fusobacterium perfoetens contains:
- a CDS encoding FadR/GntR family transcriptional regulator, with protein sequence MFTEVKNIQLYDEVVSQIKEEIKKGNLKTGEKLPSEQEMAKMFNVSRSTIREALTILRVEGIVETKKGVGTIILGIDNESNRINENFFNYLVKKYDLKNNRKNLFQKALELVKLRKMLEPYIYEELAENCPEELIKELKECLKATRKRMKEKMPYTVELTEFHYITYKYITNEMLREFMMLG